The Lentisphaerota bacterium genome contains a region encoding:
- a CDS encoding DUF4976 domain-containing protein — protein MSYVTDWSDDLWRGYLRDYHRIVEETDVQVGRIMEALRESGLEEETLVVFTSDHGEGMAAHHWVVKLMLYENPVTVPLVFRWPGVIEAGRVDRTHLASGVDLLPTICDFAGVPVDPQVTGVSLRPVIERPDLPGQPFVVTELDPNPDEPAKTGRMVRTDRFKYMVFSHGRRPEMLFDLDSDPGEMHNLVSKPEFADELRRHRQLLKEWQTATNDTFRAERNAL, from the coding sequence ATGAGCTACGTGACCGATTGGTCCGATGATCTCTGGCGCGGGTATCTGCGCGACTACCACCGCATCGTGGAAGAAACCGATGTGCAGGTTGGCAGGATCATGGAGGCGTTGCGCGAGTCCGGCCTTGAGGAAGAGACGCTGGTTGTGTTCACCAGTGATCACGGCGAAGGGATGGCCGCCCACCACTGGGTGGTGAAACTCATGCTGTACGAGAATCCGGTGACCGTGCCGCTGGTGTTCCGCTGGCCCGGTGTGATTGAGGCCGGGCGTGTGGATCGAACGCATCTGGCTTCCGGCGTCGATCTTCTGCCTACCATCTGTGATTTCGCCGGCGTGCCGGTTGATCCGCAGGTCACGGGGGTCAGCCTGCGCCCGGTGATCGAGCGGCCCGACCTTCCAGGTCAGCCCTTCGTGGTGACCGAACTCGATCCGAACCCCGACGAGCCCGCCAAAACCGGCCGCATGGTGCGGACCGACAGGTTCAAGTATATGGTGTTTTCTCACGGCCGGCGGCCGGAAATGCTTTTCGATCTGGATTCCGATCCGGGCGAGATGCATAATCTCGTGTCGAAGCCCGAATTCGCGGACGAACTGCGCCGTCATCGTCAGTTGCTGAAGGAATGGCAGACCGCGACGAACGATACTTTTAGAGCAGAACGGAATGCTCTATGA